The following are encoded in a window of Scleropages formosus chromosome 7, fSclFor1.1, whole genome shotgun sequence genomic DNA:
- the LOC108928012 gene encoding cysteine/serine-rich nuclear protein 1-like, with protein sequence MSGVHKRKFEEVEEDPCCYSSSPSSLYSSASSEWDSEGEGCFSDTLEGRPSSPASSLPVTSILKKAKRAPRGNVQFDQVTVFFFPRCQGFTSVPSRGGCTLGMGRRHSARRQYTLSEFAAEQRRMRREKLRDRLKEEKLQAMKMKLTNNGTRESEEADCLTVADIPDEDIDLSSVDMEDGSFLHPYPSRQRRALLKAAGVKKIDREEKRQLQELRRSREDCGCNCQGFCEPESCACSLAGIKCQMDHSSFPCGCTRDGCGNTEGRIEFNSSRVQTHYIHTIMKLELEKRLEESSDAEDGTQPQGSPGRPSPFPFPGEDGPAFHFNPELAAAGENSCSSDMTDSSSSSGQSEDSEVAGSPQPGRTQLEVDDNGLARILSFGDSDSEDGSGEAQRPMPTSTGFCGITAVDFFNDNDSPASCSTAVKHSDSRSSSVSGYFDENANQATALFHSGSVQECPNTPSPSINPSARSYMDLSLSSESDLEFFDNFPDYSPSPLYSSFKEYDHLDNFFHFQLPSYPSLPQGSEPGTCFLESLIGLSESVPEPPATFTDNQLLEEAIKSSMVEPVKV encoded by the exons ATGAGTGGTGTTCATAAGAGAAAGTtcgaggaggtggaggaggaccCATGCTGCTACTCATCTTCGCCTTCCTCCCTTTACTCGTCGGCTAGCTCTGAGTGGGACTCCGAAGGGGAAGGCTGCTTCTCGGACACCTTGGAAGGAAGGCCCAGCTCCCCTGCGTCATCCCTGCCTG TGACTTCCATCTTAAAGAAGGCCAAGCGGGCACCCAGGGGCAACGTGCAGTTTGACCAGGTGACCGTCTTCTTCTTTCCACGGTGCCAGGGCTTCACCAGCGTGCCCAGCAGAGGTGGCTGCACGCTGGGCATGGGGCGCCGGCACAGCGCACGCCGCCAGTACACGCTGTCGGAGTTTGCCGCAGAGCAGCGGCGCATGCGTCGGGAGAAGCTGAGGGACCGCCTAAAGGAAGAGAAGCTGCAGGCCATGAAAAtgaag CTGACTAACAATGGTACTCGGGAGTCGGAGGAGGCCGATTGTCTGACCGTGGCAGACATCCCAGACGAGGACATTGACTTGAGCTCTGTGGACATGGAGGATGGCTCTTTCCTGCACCCGTACCCATCACGGCAGCGGCGCGCACTGCTCAAAGCTGCTGGCGTGAAAAAAATCGACCGCGAGGAGAAGAGACAGCTGCAGGAGCTGCGGCGTTCCCGGGAGGACTGTGGCTGCAACTGCCAAGGCTTCTGTGAGCCCGAGAGCTGTGCCTGCAGCCTAGCTGGCATCAAGTGCCAG ATGGACCATTCTTCGTTCCCCTGCGGCTGCACGAGGGATGGCTGCGGGAACACAGAGGGCCGCATCGAGTTCAATTCCAGCCGGGTCCAGACCCACTACATCCACACCATCATGAAGCTGGAACTGGAAAAGCGCTTGGAGGAGAGCTCCGACGCTGAGGATGGCACGCAGCCACAGGGATCTCCGGGCAGGCCCAGCCCCTTCCCCTTTCCCGGCGAggatggtcctgctttccactTCAACCCCGAGTTGGCGGCGGCTGGTGagaacagctgcagcagcgACATGACTGACTCCTCGAGCTCATCTGGCCAGAGCGAGGATTCCGAAGTGGCGGGAAGCCCGCAGCCCGGGCGCACCCAGCTGGAGGTTGATGACAACGGACTGGCGCGCATCCTCAGCTTCGGGGACTCGGACAGCGAGGACGGCTCGGGTGAAGCACAGAGGCCGATGCCGACATCCACAGGGTTCTGCGGCATCACCGCAGTAGACTTCTTCAACGATAATGACAGTCCTGCTTCATGCAGCACTGCTGTGAAGCATTCAGACAGTCGGAGTTCATCCGTCTCTGGGTATTTCGATGAAAATGCAAACCAAGCCACTGCGCTCTTCCACAGTGGCTCTGTCCAGGAGTGCCCGAACACACCTTCCCCGTCCATCAATCCATCTGCCAGAAGCTACATGGACCTCAGCCTCTCGTCAGAGTCGGACTTGGAGTTCTTTGACAATTTTCCAGACTACAGCCCCAGCCCCTTGTACAGCTCCTTTAAAGAGTACGATCACTTGGACAATTTCTTTCACTTCCAGCTGCCTAGCTATCCCAGTCTCCCCCAAGGTAGTGAGCCCGGCACCTGCTTCCTAGAGTCCCTGATTGGTTTGTCTGAATCCGTCCCAGAACCCCCTGCCACCTTTACGGACAATCAGCTGTTGGAAGAAGCTATCAAGTCATCCATGGTGGAACCTGTAAAGGTCTAG